From Drosophila subpulchrella strain 33 F10 #4 breed RU33 unplaced genomic scaffold, RU_Dsub_v1.1 Primary Assembly Seq354, whole genome shotgun sequence, the proteins below share one genomic window:
- the LOC119560370 gene encoding pyruvate kinase, whose product MRVVRMNFSHGTHEYHCQTIQAARKAIAMYVEQTGLPRTVAIALDTKGPEIRTGKLAGGSDTAEVELKPGDKVTLSTKKELADKSTKETIYVDYQRLPELVKPGNRIFVDDGLIALLVKESKGDEVVCQVENGGKLGSHKGINLPGIAVDLPGVTEKDKQDLKFGAEQKVDMIFASFIRDGKALKEIRQALGPAGDNIKVISKIENHQGLINIDEIIRESDGIMVARGDMGIEIPTEDVPLAQKCIVAKCNKVGKPVICATQMMESMTAKPRPTRAEASDVANAIFDGCDAVMLSGETAKGKYPVECVLTMARICAKVEAVLWYENLQNSLKREIRTSAADHISAVTTAIAEAATVGQARAIVVASPCAMVAQMVSHMRPPCPIVMLTGCQSEAAQSLLFRGIYPLLVEEMVIGSLNFRRIMQSGLKLMGKMDILEPGQKGSVVLVNAMSAEKITFRLFTIRQQTKEERDQEERCRKLALEQRCNERAEKEACKKQKLAEECRKMREAEECKKKQLAEKCKKSEEKPSVCPKKECPKKDDEIAKCIQMEIERKRKEESEKCCKLAQEQKRKQEAEKCKLADEKKSGEEFDQICKKNKEEAENYKKKEEEKRKMIEAEMVKLEAAEKAKDEKREAELINCKKICEQKEKKKQAEKCKKQEHEKKLAEMEKKWKQVAAKRKQKREAELCKKMAEEKVLKSVCKKLKESLTDPDKSSKGKK is encoded by the coding sequence ATGCGGGTGGTGCGTATGAACTTCTCTCACGGCACCCATGAGTACCACTGCCAGACGATTCAGGCGGCTCGAAAGGCCATTGCCATGTACGTGGAGCAAACGGGTCTGCCCAGGACGGTGGCCATTGCTCTGGATACCAAGGGTCCAGAGATTCGGACGGGCAAGCTGGCCGGTGGCAGTGACACCGCCGAGGTCGAGCTGAAGCCCGGGGACAAGGTCACTTTAAGCACCAAGAAGGAACTGGCAGATAAGTCCACCAAGGAGACCATCTACGTGGACTATCAGCGATTACCAGAGCTTGTGAAACCCGGAAACCGGATCTTTGTGGACGACGGACTGATCGCCCTTTTGGTTAAGGAATCCAAAGGGGATGAGGTTGTCTGCCAAGTGGAGAACGGTGGTAAGCTGGGCTCTCACAAGGGAATCAATTTGCCAGGCATTGCGGTGGATCTGCCCGGAGTAACCGAGAAGGATAAGCAGGATCTCAAGTTCGGGGCGGAGCAgaaggtggacatgatcttcGCGTCATTCATTCGCGACGGAAAGGCCCTGAAAGAAATTCGTCAGGCCCTTGGACCGGCGGGTGATAACATTAAGGTCATCTCCAAGATCGAAAACCATCAAGGCCTTATTAACATAGATGAAATTATCCGAGAATCCGATGGCATAATGGTGGCCCGAGGTGATATGGGCATTGAAATTCCCACAGAGGATGTTCCGCTGGCCCAGAAATGCATCGTGGCCAAGTGCAACAAGGTCGGCAAGCCCGTGATCTGCGCCACCCAGATGATGGAGTCGATGACGGCGAAGCCACGACCCACACGTGCCGAAGCCTCGGATGTGGCCAATGCGATCTTCGATGGATGTGATGCTGTTATGTTATCGGGTGAGACCGCCAAGGGCAAGTATCCGGTGGAGTGCGTCCTGACCATGGCCAGGATCTGTGCCAAGGTCGAGGCGGTCTTATGGTACGAGAACCTGCAAAACAGCCTTAAGAGGGAAATTCGGACGAGTGCCGCCGACCACATTTCGGCGGTGACCACAGCCATCGCGGAGGCGGCCACGGTGGGTCAGGCCAGGGCAATCGTGGTGGCCAGTCCGTGCGCCATGGTGGCCCAGATGGTCAGTCACATGAGGCCGCCGTGTCCCATAGTTATGCTCACAGGATGCCAGTCCGAGGCGGCCCAATCCCTGCTCTTTCGGGGCATTTACCCACTGCTTGTCGAGGAGATGGTCATTGGGAGCCTGAACTTTCGACGCATCATGCAGTCGGGCCTAAAGCTGATGGGCAAGATGGACATTCTTGAGCCGGGCCAAAAGGGATCGGTAGTGTTGGTTAATGCCATGTCTGCGGAGAAGATCACTTTCCGTCTCTTCACCATCCGTCAGCAGACCAAAGAGGAGCGGGATCAGGAGGAGCGATGCCGAAAATTGGCCTTGGAACAGCGCTGCAATGAGAGGGCTGAAAAGGAGGCCTGTAAAAAGCAGAAGCTGGCGGAAGAATGCCGGAAAATGCGCGAGGCGGAGGAGTGCAAGAAGAAGCAACTGGCCGAAAAATGTAAGAAATCCGAAGAAAAGCCATCCGTGTGCCCGAAAAAAGAATGTCCCAAGAAAGACGATGAGATTGCGAAATGCATTCAGATGGAGATAGAGCGAAAACGAAAAGAAGAATCTGAAAAGTGTTGCAAATTAGCTCAAGAACAGAAAAGGAAACAGGAAGCTGAGAAATGCAAGCTAGCAGACGAGAAAAAAAGCGGGGAAGAATTTGACCAAATCTGCAAGAAAAACAAAGAGGAGGCTGAGAATTACAAGAAGAAAGAAGAGGAAAAGCGCAAGATGATTGAGGCGGAAATGGTCAAATTAGAAGCTGCTGAGAAGGCCAAGGACGAGAAAAGGGAAGCGGAACTTATAAACTGTAAGAAAATATGCGagcaaaaagaaaagaaaaaacaggctgaaaaatgcaaaaagcAGGAGcatgaaaaaaaattggcGGAAATGGAGAAGAAATGGAAACAGGTTGCGGCCAAGAGAAAGCAGAAAAGAGAGGCTGAGCTTTGCAAGAAAATGG